One segment of Salvelinus alpinus chromosome 1, SLU_Salpinus.1, whole genome shotgun sequence DNA contains the following:
- the LOC139530235 gene encoding hepatic and glial cell adhesion molecule-like isoform X1, with protein sequence MKAEREALSEAIAAPQLLLLWCLLVLSQSGSVEGVNITSPGSLIRGTLGGEALLSVRYSSSSPDAPVIKWQLKRDDKPVTVVQSIGTEIIGNLRPEYRDRILVFENGTLLLHNLKLSDEGTYEVEISITDDTFTGEGSIDLTVDEPISRPYVHMEASSVLELSEHFTLNCSHDNGTNAKYSWQKGGKPLTNETRLQLSPDQKLLTIVRVLMVDDDIYGCVVENPIGSMKSLPIKLTIYSRLNSGRSSLYIILSTGGIFLLITLVTVCACWGPSKKERQKRQMKPRGLAGLPRHLIEHPDYSQINHAVRVLPKLMTEHECKNPVALYILKKDSPQEDHDSPGNIGLGLPSVPPRSPPSYSSSLPPSSHSPDPPARSSRRYPRTPVSSPPSHHNNKVQSKTSTPSPPRTRSSRRMFRTPVGILPAPQLEEPTPILESNSTTQP encoded by the exons GAAGTGTCGAGGGGGTCAACATCACCAGCCCTGGCTCCCTGATCCGGGGGACGTTGGGCGGGGAGGCACTCCTCTCCGTCCGCTACAGCAGCTCCAGCCCCGACGCGCCTGTCATCAAGTGGCAGCTGAAGAGGGACGACAAGCCTGTCACCGTGGTCCAGTCCATTGGCACCGAGATCATTGGGAACCTGAGGCCAGAGTACCGGGACCGCATCCTGGTGTTTGAGAATGGCACCCTCCTGCTCCACAACCTCAAGCTCTCGGACGAGGGCACCTACGAAGTGGAGATTTCAATCACGGATGATACATTCACTGGAGAAGGGAGTATCGACCTAACTGTGGATG AGCCCATATCCAGGCCTTATGTCCACATGGAGGCCTCCTCAGTGCTGGAGCTCAGCGAGCACTTTACCCTCAACTGCTCCCACGACAATGGAACCAATGCCAAGTACAGCTGGCAGAAAGGCGGTAAACCGCTGACCAATGAGACGCGCCTGCAGTTGTCACCTGACCAGAAGCTCTTGACAATCGTGCGGGTGCTGATGGTGGATGATGACATCTACGGCTGCGTGGTGGAGAACCCTATTGGCAGCATGAAGAGCCTGCCCATTAAACTCACTATCTACAGTAGGCTTAACAGTG GGAGGAGTTCCCTCTATATCATTCTCTCCACCGGGGGTATTTTTCTCCTCATCACCTTGGTTACAGTATGCGCCTGCTGGGGGCCGTCCAAGAA AGAACGTCAGAAACGGCAAATGAAGCCCAGAGGTTTGGCAGGGCTGCCAAGGCATTTAATAGAACACCCTGATTATTCCCAAATCAATCATGCAG TTCGAGTTTTACCAAAACTTATGACTGAACATGAATGCAAGAATCCCGTGGCACTCTACATCCTCAAAAAG GATTCCCCTCAGGAAGACCATGACTCACCCGGCAACATAGGCCTGGGCCTCCCCTCTGTACCACCTAGAAGCCCTCCCAGCTACAGCAGCTCCCTGCCCCCCTCCTCACACTCCCCTGACCCCCCTGCCCGCTCTTCTCGCAGGTACCCTCGCACCCCAGTCAGCTCCCCCCCTTCACATCACAACAACAAGGTGCAGAGCAAAacctccaccccctccccaccccgCACTCGAAGCTCCAGGCGCATGTTCCGCACCCCAGTGGGCATACTGCCTGCCCCTCAGTTGGAAGAGCCCACCCCCATACTGGAGAGCAACAGCACCACTCAGCCCTGA
- the LOC139530235 gene encoding hepatic and glial cell adhesion molecule-like isoform X2, with amino-acid sequence MKAEREALSEAIAAPQLLLLWCLLVLSQSGSVEGVNITSPGSLIRGTLGGEALLSVRYSSSSPDAPVIKWQLKRDDKPVTVVQSIGTEIIGNLRPEYRDRILVFENGTLLLHNLKLSDEGTYEVEISITDDTFTGEGSIDLTVDEPISRPYVHMEASSVLELSEHFTLNCSHDNGTNAKYSWQKGGKPLTNETRLQLSPDQKLLTIVRVLMVDDDIYGCVVENPIGSMKSLPIKLTIYRRSSLYIILSTGGIFLLITLVTVCACWGPSKKERQKRQMKPRGLAGLPRHLIEHPDYSQINHAVRVLPKLMTEHECKNPVALYILKKDSPQEDHDSPGNIGLGLPSVPPRSPPSYSSSLPPSSHSPDPPARSSRRYPRTPVSSPPSHHNNKVQSKTSTPSPPRTRSSRRMFRTPVGILPAPQLEEPTPILESNSTTQP; translated from the exons GAAGTGTCGAGGGGGTCAACATCACCAGCCCTGGCTCCCTGATCCGGGGGACGTTGGGCGGGGAGGCACTCCTCTCCGTCCGCTACAGCAGCTCCAGCCCCGACGCGCCTGTCATCAAGTGGCAGCTGAAGAGGGACGACAAGCCTGTCACCGTGGTCCAGTCCATTGGCACCGAGATCATTGGGAACCTGAGGCCAGAGTACCGGGACCGCATCCTGGTGTTTGAGAATGGCACCCTCCTGCTCCACAACCTCAAGCTCTCGGACGAGGGCACCTACGAAGTGGAGATTTCAATCACGGATGATACATTCACTGGAGAAGGGAGTATCGACCTAACTGTGGATG AGCCCATATCCAGGCCTTATGTCCACATGGAGGCCTCCTCAGTGCTGGAGCTCAGCGAGCACTTTACCCTCAACTGCTCCCACGACAATGGAACCAATGCCAAGTACAGCTGGCAGAAAGGCGGTAAACCGCTGACCAATGAGACGCGCCTGCAGTTGTCACCTGACCAGAAGCTCTTGACAATCGTGCGGGTGCTGATGGTGGATGATGACATCTACGGCTGCGTGGTGGAGAACCCTATTGGCAGCATGAAGAGCCTGCCCATTAAACTCACTATCTACA GGAGGAGTTCCCTCTATATCATTCTCTCCACCGGGGGTATTTTTCTCCTCATCACCTTGGTTACAGTATGCGCCTGCTGGGGGCCGTCCAAGAA AGAACGTCAGAAACGGCAAATGAAGCCCAGAGGTTTGGCAGGGCTGCCAAGGCATTTAATAGAACACCCTGATTATTCCCAAATCAATCATGCAG TTCGAGTTTTACCAAAACTTATGACTGAACATGAATGCAAGAATCCCGTGGCACTCTACATCCTCAAAAAG GATTCCCCTCAGGAAGACCATGACTCACCCGGCAACATAGGCCTGGGCCTCCCCTCTGTACCACCTAGAAGCCCTCCCAGCTACAGCAGCTCCCTGCCCCCCTCCTCACACTCCCCTGACCCCCCTGCCCGCTCTTCTCGCAGGTACCCTCGCACCCCAGTCAGCTCCCCCCCTTCACATCACAACAACAAGGTGCAGAGCAAAacctccaccccctccccaccccgCACTCGAAGCTCCAGGCGCATGTTCCGCACCCCAGTGGGCATACTGCCTGCCCCTCAGTTGGAAGAGCCCACCCCCATACTGGAGAGCAACAGCACCACTCAGCCCTGA